A genomic window from Vagococcus sp. CY52-2 includes:
- the recF gene encoding DNA replication/repair protein RecF, protein MQLNQIELTNYRNYNQLTLNFSPKLNVFVGDNAQGKTNLLESIYVLSLTKSHRSNHEKELIQWNQEFARIEGQISKKNSDIDLTMIVSNKGKKTKVNGLEQIKLSQYIGYLNVILFAPEDLSLVKGSPQHRRKFLDMEIGQINSHYLYHLSNYQTVLKQRNQYLKKTAFNKSYDPLYLEVLNEQLAQEGSFVLLSRLYFVNLLEKWANSIHDNISYGKEELRISYKTSFQLGSEQTQEELYYLLMKEFKKHEERDLSQFTTSVGPHRDDLVFMVNGQNVQTYGSQGQQRTAALSVKLAEIELINEEIGEYPILLLDDVLSELDDERQVQLMEFIDNKLQTFLTTTSIVHLNDKLKINPEIFYVTNGKVERTSEDVDG, encoded by the coding sequence ATGCAACTTAATCAAATAGAATTAACGAATTATCGAAATTACAATCAACTTACTTTAAATTTTTCACCAAAATTGAATGTATTTGTTGGTGATAATGCCCAAGGAAAAACTAATTTATTAGAAAGTATTTATGTTTTATCGTTAACAAAAAGTCACCGAAGCAATCATGAAAAAGAATTAATTCAATGGAATCAAGAGTTTGCTAGAATTGAAGGTCAAATAAGTAAAAAGAATAGTGATATTGATTTAACAATGATTGTTTCTAATAAAGGGAAAAAAACAAAAGTAAATGGTTTAGAACAAATTAAATTAAGTCAATATATAGGTTATTTGAATGTTATTTTATTTGCTCCAGAAGATTTATCTTTAGTTAAAGGGTCACCACAACATCGTCGAAAATTTCTAGACATGGAAATTGGCCAAATCAACTCACACTATTTATATCACCTAAGCAATTATCAAACAGTGCTTAAACAGCGAAACCAATATTTAAAAAAAACAGCTTTTAATAAATCATATGATCCTCTTTATTTAGAAGTATTAAATGAGCAATTAGCACAAGAAGGAAGTTTTGTTCTCTTGTCACGTTTGTATTTTGTTAACTTACTTGAAAAATGGGCAAATAGTATTCATGATAACATTTCTTACGGAAAAGAAGAATTACGTATTTCCTATAAAACTTCCTTTCAATTAGGTTCAGAACAAACGCAAGAAGAGTTATATTATTTATTAATGAAAGAGTTTAAAAAACATGAGGAGAGAGATCTATCTCAATTTACAACAAGTGTAGGACCTCATAGAGATGATTTGGTTTTTATGGTAAATGGACAAAATGTTCAAACGTATGGCTCGCAAGGACAACAGAGAACAGCAGCTTTAAGCGTTAAATTAGCAGAAATTGAGCTAATTAATGAGGAGATTGGGGAATATCCTATTTTACTTCTTGATGATGTTCTTAGCGAACTGGATGACGAAAGACAAGTACAGTTAATGGAATTTATTGATAATAAACTTCAAACGTTTTTGACGACAACCAGTATCGTGCATTTAAATGATAAATTAAAAATAAATCCCGAAATATTTTATGTAACAAATGGAAAAGTAGAAAGGACGAGTGAAGACGTTGACGGATAA
- the gyrB gene encoding DNA topoisomerase (ATP-hydrolyzing) subunit B encodes MTDKQINGGQASSYDASQIQVLEGLEAVRKRPGMYIGSTGPQGLHHLVWEIVDNSIDEALAGFCTEINVTIEEDNSITVKDNGRGIPVGIQEKTGRPAVETVFTVLHAGGKFGGGGYKVSGGLHGVGSSVVNALSESLNVKVHVDGKIHHQEFKRGKVIDDLEVIGETDHRGTVVNFKPDAEIFKETTVFEYDKLATRIRELAFLNRGLRISITDKRVSPEKEESYHYDGGIKSYVEYLNAGKTVLFPDPIYTEGEQQDISVEVAIQYTDDYHTNLLSFANNIHTYEGGTHEFGFRTALTRVINDYAKRQKLLKENDENLSGDDVREGMTAVISIKHPEPQFEGQTKTKLGNSEVRTVTDRLFSEAFNKFLLENPDVAKRVVEKGILASKARLAAKRAREVTRRKGALEISSLPGKLADCSSRDPEKSELYIVEGDSAGGSAKTGRDRKYQAILPIRGKILNVEKASMEKILANAEIRSLFTAMGTGFGGDFDVSKARYHKLIIMTDADVDGAHIRTLLLTLFYRYMRPIVEAGYVYIAQPPLYGVKQGKKITYIQPGKDADERLAQAVADLPATPKPSIQRYKGLGEMDDHQLWDTTMDPTKRTMLRVTVEDAAKADAVFDMLMGDRVEPRREFIEANAHYVKNLDI; translated from the coding sequence TTGACGGATAAACAAATAAATGGAGGGCAAGCTTCATCATATGATGCCAGCCAAATTCAAGTATTAGAAGGGCTTGAGGCTGTTAGAAAACGACCTGGTATGTATATTGGGTCCACAGGACCACAAGGTTTACACCATTTAGTATGGGAAATTGTTGACAATTCAATTGATGAGGCGTTGGCTGGTTTTTGTACTGAGATTAACGTGACGATTGAAGAAGATAATAGTATCACAGTCAAAGATAATGGACGTGGTATTCCAGTAGGGATTCAAGAAAAAACGGGACGACCAGCTGTTGAAACCGTCTTTACAGTATTACACGCTGGAGGAAAATTTGGCGGAGGGGGTTATAAAGTCTCAGGTGGTTTACATGGTGTAGGTTCATCCGTTGTAAACGCGTTATCTGAATCACTTAATGTTAAGGTTCATGTTGATGGGAAAATTCATCATCAAGAATTTAAGCGTGGAAAAGTCATAGATGACTTAGAAGTAATTGGTGAAACAGACCATCGCGGAACAGTTGTTAACTTTAAACCAGATGCTGAAATTTTTAAAGAAACAACCGTTTTTGAATATGATAAATTAGCAACACGTATTCGTGAATTAGCTTTCTTAAATCGAGGATTACGTATTAGTATTACTGATAAACGTGTGAGTCCTGAAAAAGAAGAATCTTACCACTACGATGGTGGGATTAAGAGTTATGTTGAGTATTTAAATGCTGGGAAAACAGTTCTTTTTCCAGATCCAATTTATACAGAAGGTGAACAACAAGATATTAGTGTTGAAGTAGCAATCCAGTACACTGACGATTACCATACTAATTTGTTGAGTTTTGCTAATAACATCCATACCTATGAGGGGGGAACACATGAGTTTGGTTTTAGAACTGCTTTAACACGTGTGATTAATGATTATGCAAAACGTCAAAAATTATTAAAAGAAAATGACGAAAATTTAAGTGGGGATGATGTACGTGAAGGAATGACAGCTGTTATCTCTATCAAACATCCAGAACCACAATTTGAAGGACAAACAAAAACAAAATTAGGTAACTCTGAAGTAAGAACAGTTACAGATCGATTATTCTCAGAAGCTTTTAATAAATTTTTATTAGAAAACCCTGATGTAGCAAAACGTGTCGTTGAAAAAGGGATTTTAGCATCTAAAGCTCGTTTGGCAGCTAAAAGAGCACGTGAAGTAACACGACGTAAGGGAGCTCTTGAAATTAGTAGTTTACCTGGTAAGTTAGCAGATTGTTCAAGTCGTGATCCTGAGAAAAGTGAATTATATATTGTCGAAGGGGATTCTGCGGGAGGCTCAGCAAAAACTGGTCGTGACCGTAAGTATCAAGCCATTTTACCTATTCGTGGGAAAATCTTAAACGTCGAAAAAGCAAGCATGGAAAAAATATTAGCCAATGCAGAAATTCGTTCACTATTTACAGCAATGGGAACAGGGTTTGGTGGCGATTTTGATGTATCAAAAGCACGTTATCATAAATTAATTATCATGACCGATGCCGACGTTGATGGGGCACATATTAGAACTCTTTTATTAACGCTATTTTATCGTTATATGCGTCCAATTGTTGAAGCAGGGTATGTTTACATTGCTCAGCCGCCATTGTATGGGGTAAAACAAGGGAAAAAGATTACATATATTCAACCAGGAAAAGATGCTGATGAGAGGTTAGCACAAGCAGTTGCAGATTTGCCAGCGACACCAAAACCAAGTATTCAACGTTATAAAGGTTTAGGCGAGATGGATGATCATCAATTATGGGATACAACAATGGATCCAACAAAACGTACAATGTTACGTGTAACAGTTGAAGATGCTGCTAAAGCAGATGCAGTGTTTGATATGTTGATGGGAGATAGAGTAGAACCTCGTCGTGAATTTATTGAGGCCAATGCACATTATGTTAAGAATTTAGATATTTAA
- the gyrA gene encoding DNA gyrase subunit A yields the protein MSEEIRENIQDVNLTQEMEESFIDYAMSVIVSRALPDVRDGLKPVHRRILYGMNEMGVTPDKAHKKSARIVGDVMGKYHPHGDSAIYESMVRMAQPFSYRNMLVDGHGNFGSVDGDGAAAMRYTEARMSKIAVEMLRDINKNTVNFQKNYDETEREPEVLPARFPNLLVNGTTGIAVGMATNIPPHNLSEVIDALKLLMENKDVTTNELMEVLPGPDFPTGGLVMGKTGIRKAYETGKGSIIVRAKVDIEEKSNGRERIIVTEIPYMVNKAKLVERIAELHREKRIEGITDLRDESSREGMRIVIEIRRDTSASVVLNNLYKLTSLQTSFGFNMLAIVKGVPKVLGLKPILEYYLEHQEEVIIRRTEFDKQKAEARAHILEGLRIALDHIDEIIKIIRASDSDDVAKATLMEQFDLSDRQSQAILDMRLRRLTGLEREKIEAEYQDLLVLIADLKDILANHHRVLNIISEELDEVQRKYGDERRTELLVGEVLSLEDEDLIEEEDVVITLTHNGYIKRLPSTEFRTQNRGGRGVQGMGVHDDDFVENLLSCSTHDTLLFFTDTGKVYRAKGYEIPEYGRTAKGIPVINLLGIDSSENIEAIINVEGKADSNQYLFFTTKLGTVKRTSVKEFSNIRTNGLKAIGLKDGDSLINVALTDDDDTIIIGTNLGYSVTFKAEAVRSMGRSAAGVRGIRLRENDYVIGMDILKPDMEVLVITENGYGKRTHAKEYPIKGRGGKGIKTVNITEKNGHLVGLTTVSGEEDIMLVTNKGVIIRFELNSVSQTGRSTQGVRLIRLEADALVSTMATIDVDEDEIEDTIVSEEIDVKITAEEQEKNFE from the coding sequence ATGTCTGAAGAAATCAGAGAAAATATTCAAGATGTTAATTTGACACAAGAAATGGAAGAATCCTTTATTGATTATGCCATGAGTGTTATTGTGTCTCGTGCGTTACCAGACGTAAGAGATGGGCTAAAACCTGTTCATCGCCGTATTTTATATGGGATGAATGAAATGGGTGTGACACCTGATAAGGCACATAAAAAATCAGCACGTATCGTTGGGGATGTTATGGGTAAATACCATCCTCATGGTGATAGTGCGATTTATGAATCTATGGTGCGTATGGCTCAACCGTTTAGTTACCGTAACATGTTAGTTGATGGGCATGGTAACTTTGGTTCTGTCGATGGTGATGGAGCTGCCGCAATGCGTTATACGGAAGCTCGTATGAGTAAAATTGCGGTTGAAATGTTACGTGATATCAATAAAAATACCGTTAATTTCCAAAAGAATTATGATGAAACAGAAAGAGAGCCAGAAGTATTACCTGCACGATTTCCTAATCTTCTAGTTAACGGGACAACAGGGATTGCAGTAGGTATGGCAACGAATATACCACCACACAATTTGTCAGAAGTCATTGATGCGTTAAAACTATTGATGGAAAATAAAGATGTGACAACAAATGAATTGATGGAGGTACTACCTGGACCTGACTTTCCGACTGGTGGACTTGTCATGGGGAAAACGGGTATTCGTAAAGCTTATGAAACGGGTAAAGGATCAATTATTGTTCGTGCGAAAGTCGATATTGAAGAAAAATCAAATGGTCGTGAACGCATTATTGTCACTGAAATCCCATATATGGTGAATAAAGCAAAACTGGTTGAACGTATCGCTGAGTTGCACCGTGAAAAACGTATTGAGGGGATTACTGACTTAAGAGATGAATCCTCACGCGAAGGGATGCGTATTGTCATCGAGATTCGTCGTGATACAAGCGCATCAGTTGTGTTGAATAATTTATATAAATTAACGTCATTACAAACAAGTTTTGGCTTTAATATGCTAGCCATTGTTAAAGGTGTACCAAAAGTTTTAGGATTAAAACCAATTCTAGAATATTATCTAGAACATCAAGAAGAAGTCATTATTCGTCGTACAGAATTTGATAAACAAAAAGCAGAAGCACGTGCTCATATCTTAGAAGGGTTGAGAATTGCGTTAGATCATATTGATGAAATTATTAAAATTATCCGTGCATCTGATTCTGATGACGTGGCAAAAGCAACTTTGATGGAACAATTTGATCTATCCGATAGACAATCACAAGCAATTTTAGATATGCGTCTACGTCGTTTAACTGGTTTAGAACGTGAAAAAATCGAAGCGGAATACCAAGATTTATTAGTATTAATTGCTGATTTGAAAGACATATTAGCTAATCATCATAGAGTACTCAATATTATCTCTGAAGAACTGGATGAAGTTCAACGTAAATATGGGGACGAAAGACGGACCGAATTACTCGTTGGAGAAGTATTAAGTCTAGAAGATGAAGATTTAATTGAAGAAGAAGATGTGGTTATTACGTTAACTCATAATGGTTACATTAAACGATTACCAAGTACGGAGTTCCGTACCCAAAATCGTGGCGGACGTGGTGTTCAAGGAATGGGCGTTCATGATGATGACTTTGTTGAGAATTTATTATCTTGTTCAACACATGATACGTTATTATTCTTTACAGATACAGGTAAAGTATATCGTGCAAAAGGATATGAAATCCCTGAGTACGGTCGTACAGCTAAGGGGATTCCAGTCATCAATCTATTAGGTATTGATTCTTCAGAAAATATTGAAGCGATTATTAATGTGGAAGGAAAAGCTGATTCTAATCAGTATTTATTCTTTACAACGAAATTAGGAACAGTAAAACGTACGTCTGTTAAAGAATTTTCGAATATTCGCACCAATGGCTTAAAAGCTATTGGTTTAAAAGATGGTGATTCACTGATTAATGTAGCATTAACAGATGATGATGATACGATTATTATTGGGACAAATCTAGGGTATTCTGTAACCTTTAAAGCAGAAGCAGTGCGTTCAATGGGACGTAGTGCAGCAGGTGTTCGTGGTATTCGTTTAAGAGAAAATGATTATGTCATTGGCATGGATATTTTAAAACCAGACATGGAAGTATTAGTTATTACTGAAAATGGGTATGGTAAGAGAACACATGCTAAAGAATACCCAATTAAAGGGCGTGGTGGTAAAGGGATTAAAACCGTTAATATCACTGAAAAAAATGGTCATTTAGTTGGATTAACAACAGTTAGTGGTGAAGAAGACATCATGTTAGTAACGAACAAAGGTGTTATCATTCGCTTTGAATTGAATTCTGTTTCTCAGACAGGTCGTTCAACCCAAGGTGTCCGCTTAATTCGTTTAGAAGCAGATGCTTTGGTATCTACTATGGCAACTATTGATGTTGATGAAGATGAAATAGAAGATACTATTGTGTCAGAGGAAATCGATGTTAAAATAACAGCTGAAGAACAAGAAAAGAATTTTGAATAA
- the rpsF gene encoding 30S ribosomal protein S6, giving the protein MSQVSNYEIMYIIRPNIDEEAKNALVNRFDSILKDNGAEVLESKQWEKRRLAYEIQNFREGIYHIVKVSSTDAAAINEFDRLAKINDDILRHMIVKEEK; this is encoded by the coding sequence ATGAGTCAGGTATCAAATTATGAAATCATGTATATAATTCGTCCTAACATTGATGAGGAAGCAAAAAATGCTCTAGTAAATCGTTTCGATTCAATCTTGAAAGATAACGGAGCAGAAGTTTTGGAATCTAAACAATGGGAAAAACGTCGTTTAGCTTACGAAATCCAAAATTTCCGTGAAGGAATCTACCATATCGTTAAAGTTTCTTCTACAGATGCTGCAGCAATCAATGAATTTGATCGTTTAGCAAAAATCAATGATGACATTTTACGTCACATGATTGTTAAAGAAGAAAAGTAA
- the ssb gene encoding single-stranded DNA-binding protein: MINNVVLVGRLTRDPDLRYTSNGSAVATFNLAVNRNFTNQSGEREADFINCVIWRKPAETLANYAKKGTLLGVVGRIQTRNYENQQGQRVYVTEVVCENFQLLESKNASSQRQQQTSGFNNFSQDNQNTQSSFGQSSSNDMPNFDRDNSNPFGNSSSIDISDDDLPF, encoded by the coding sequence ATGATTAACAATGTTGTATTGGTAGGTAGACTTACTCGAGACCCAGATTTGAGATATACGTCAAATGGTTCTGCCGTAGCGACTTTTAACTTAGCTGTTAATCGTAACTTTACAAATCAAAGTGGGGAACGAGAAGCAGACTTTATTAATTGTGTGATTTGGAGAAAACCAGCTGAAACCTTAGCAAATTATGCTAAAAAAGGAACTCTATTGGGAGTAGTTGGACGTATTCAAACTAGAAACTACGAGAATCAACAGGGACAAAGAGTGTATGTAACTGAAGTGGTTTGTGAGAACTTCCAATTATTAGAATCTAAGAATGCATCGAGTCAAAGACAACAGCAAACTAGCGGATTTAATAATTTTTCTCAAGATAACCAAAATACACAATCATCATTTGGCCAATCTTCAAGTAATGACATGCCGAACTTCGATCGTGATAATAGTAATCCTTTTGGAAACTCATCATCGATAGATATTTCGGATGACGATTTACCATTCTAA
- the rpsR gene encoding 30S ribosomal protein S18, translating to MAAQQRRGGRRRRKVCYFTANHIDHIDYKDVELLSRFVSERGKILPRRVTGTCAKHQRKLTIAIKRARIMGLLPFVSED from the coding sequence ATGGCAGCTCAACAAAGAAGAGGCGGACGCCGTCGTCGTAAAGTATGTTACTTTACAGCTAACCATATTGATCATATCGATTACAAAGATGTTGAATTATTATCTCGTTTTGTTTCAGAACGCGGTAAAATTTTACCTCGTCGTGTAACAGGAACTTGTGCTAAACATCAACGTAAATTAACGATTGCAATTAAACGTGCAAGAATTATGGGATTATTACCATTCGTTAGTGAAGACTAA
- the rplI gene encoding 50S ribosomal protein L9, which produces MKVIFLEDVKGKGKKGEVKDVAVGYAQNFLIKKGLAKEATAQNLSELKGKEKAKAKEDAEVLEEAKKLKETFETEGFEVVIKSKAGEDGRLFGSIPSKQIADGLQKQHQIKVDKRKIEMEQPIKALGYTTVPVKLHKEVVAKLRVHVVVE; this is translated from the coding sequence ATGAAAGTTATCTTTTTAGAAGATGTAAAAGGAAAAGGAAAAAAAGGTGAAGTGAAAGATGTTGCAGTAGGATATGCTCAAAACTTTTTAATTAAAAAAGGATTGGCTAAAGAAGCAACAGCTCAAAATTTAAGTGAACTTAAGGGAAAAGAAAAAGCCAAAGCTAAAGAAGATGCAGAAGTATTAGAAGAAGCTAAAAAATTAAAAGAAACATTTGAAACTGAAGGTTTTGAAGTTGTTATAAAATCAAAAGCAGGAGAAGATGGACGTTTATTTGGTTCAATTCCTTCTAAACAAATAGCAGATGGACTTCAAAAGCAACACCAAATAAAAGTAGATAAACGCAAAATTGAAATGGAACAACCAATTAAAGCATTAGGCTATACAACTGTTCCAGTTAAATTACATAAAGAAGTGGTAGCCAAACTACGTGTACATGTAGTGGTTGAGTAA
- the dnaB gene encoding replicative DNA helicase, with translation MELIQQDRVPPQSIEAEQAVLGSVFLNADALIEAMEYIDSADFYRRSHQLLFQTMLDLNNRNEAIDVITMKTELEQKQLLEDVGGISYLSELTTNVPTAANVGHYAKIVEQKSLLRRLIQTATDIVTKGFEQDEDVEFILDEAERQILEVSEKRNRSGFLAISDVLSDSIAQIEQLSQQGDDITGLPTGYHALDKMTAGLQSEELIILAARPAVGKTAFALNIAQNVGTKTDESVAIFSLEMSAESLVNRMLCSEGSIEASHLKTGQLTDEEWNSLIVAMGSLSRANIFIDDTPGIKISEIRAKCRKLAQEQGDLGLILIDYLQLIEGTGRENRQQEVSEISRQLKKLAKELKVPVIALSQLSRGVEQRQDKRPVLSDIRESGSIEQDADIVAFLYRDDYYQRDSEEDDDEPVQESNNIIEVIIEKNRSGARGTVELMFIKEYNKFTSISPREEF, from the coding sequence ATGGAACTTATTCAACAAGATAGAGTGCCACCTCAAAGTATCGAGGCAGAACAAGCAGTTTTAGGTTCTGTCTTTTTAAATGCAGATGCTTTGATTGAGGCAATGGAATATATTGATTCGGCTGATTTTTATCGACGTTCACATCAGTTACTTTTCCAAACTATGTTAGATTTAAATAATCGTAATGAAGCAATTGATGTCATTACGATGAAAACAGAGTTGGAACAAAAGCAATTACTAGAAGATGTTGGTGGTATTAGTTACTTATCTGAGTTAACAACAAACGTTCCAACAGCAGCCAATGTGGGACACTATGCCAAAATTGTGGAACAAAAATCGTTGTTGCGTCGTTTGATACAAACGGCAACAGATATCGTAACAAAAGGCTTTGAACAAGATGAAGATGTTGAATTTATATTAGATGAAGCAGAACGTCAAATTTTAGAAGTCTCTGAAAAAAGAAATAGAAGTGGCTTTTTAGCGATTTCTGATGTGTTGAGTGATTCTATTGCTCAAATAGAACAATTATCACAACAAGGTGATGATATAACTGGATTGCCAACAGGATATCATGCTCTTGATAAAATGACAGCCGGTCTCCAGTCAGAAGAGCTCATCATATTAGCAGCACGTCCGGCTGTGGGGAAAACAGCCTTTGCTTTAAATATCGCACAAAACGTAGGAACAAAAACGGATGAATCAGTCGCTATTTTTAGTTTAGAAATGAGTGCAGAGTCATTAGTTAATCGTATGTTATGTTCAGAAGGCTCAATAGAAGCAAGTCATTTAAAAACAGGTCAGTTGACTGACGAAGAATGGAACAGTTTAATTGTCGCAATGGGAAGTTTATCAAGGGCTAATATTTTTATAGATGATACGCCTGGTATTAAAATATCTGAAATTCGGGCGAAATGTCGAAAATTAGCTCAAGAACAAGGTGATTTGGGCCTTATCTTAATTGATTATTTACAATTAATTGAAGGAACAGGACGAGAGAACAGACAACAAGAAGTATCGGAAATTTCACGTCAATTAAAGAAACTTGCTAAGGAATTGAAAGTGCCAGTTATTGCCTTATCACAGCTATCTCGTGGAGTGGAACAAAGGCAAGATAAAAGACCAGTATTAAGTGATATTCGTGAATCAGGTTCTATTGAGCAAGATGCAGATATTGTCGCCTTTTTATATCGTGATGATTATTATCAACGTGATAGTGAAGAAGATGATGATGAACCAGTACAAGAGTCTAATAATATTATTGAAGTTATTATAGAAAAAAATAGAAGTGGTGCAAGAGGAACGGTAGAATTGATGTTTATTAAAGAATATAATAAATTTACTTCTATTTCCCCAAGAGAAGAATTTTAA
- a CDS encoding adenylosuccinate synthase → MSSVVVVGTQWGDEGKGKITDFLSENAEIIARYQGGDNAGHTIQFDGTTYKLHLIPSGIFYQDKISVIGNGVVVNPKSLIKELNYLKEHNIPTTNLRISDRAHVILPYHILLDQLQEDAKGDQKIGTTIKGIGPAYMDKAARVGIRIADLLDKEIFEERLKINLEEKNKLFTKIYEVDPISFEEVFEEYYEYGQLIKEYVTDTSVILNEALDNGKHVLFEGAQGVMLDIDQGTYPFVTSSNPLAGGVTIGTGVGPSKIDKVVGVCKAYTSRVGDGPFPTELFDETGHQIREVGREYGTTTGRPRRVGWFDSVVMRHSRRVSGITNLSLNSIDVLTGLPVIKICVAYELDGKEITHYPASLKELSRCKPIYEELPGWTEDITGCKTLEELPENARNYVKRVSELVDVRISTFSVGPDRTQTNILENVWEQI, encoded by the coding sequence ATGTCATCAGTTGTAGTAGTAGGAACTCAGTGGGGAGACGAAGGTAAAGGAAAAATCACTGATTTTTTAAGCGAAAATGCAGAAATTATTGCAAGATACCAGGGTGGAGATAATGCAGGCCACACTATTCAATTTGATGGAACAACCTATAAACTTCACTTAATTCCATCAGGTATTTTTTATCAAGATAAAATAAGCGTGATTGGAAATGGTGTAGTCGTTAATCCAAAATCATTAATTAAAGAATTAAACTATTTAAAAGAACATAATATTCCAACTACTAATTTAAGAATTTCAGATAGAGCACATGTTATTTTGCCTTATCATATTCTTTTAGATCAGTTACAAGAAGATGCTAAAGGTGATCAAAAAATCGGAACAACGATTAAAGGGATTGGACCTGCTTATATGGATAAAGCAGCTCGTGTGGGTATTAGAATAGCTGATTTATTAGATAAAGAGATTTTTGAAGAACGATTAAAAATAAATTTAGAAGAAAAAAATAAATTATTTACTAAAATTTATGAAGTAGACCCTATTTCATTTGAAGAAGTGTTTGAAGAATACTATGAGTATGGTCAATTAATTAAAGAATATGTAACTGATACATCAGTTATCTTAAATGAAGCCTTAGATAATGGAAAACATGTACTATTTGAAGGAGCTCAAGGTGTTATGTTGGATATTGATCAAGGTACTTATCCATTTGTTACCTCATCAAATCCATTAGCTGGAGGCGTGACAATTGGAACAGGTGTAGGACCTTCCAAAATTGATAAAGTGGTGGGTGTTTGTAAAGCTTATACCTCTCGTGTAGGTGATGGACCATTCCCAACTGAACTATTTGATGAAACAGGTCATCAAATTAGAGAAGTTGGTCGTGAATATGGTACAACAACTGGTCGACCAAGACGTGTTGGTTGGTTTGATAGTGTTGTGATGAGACACTCTAGACGTGTATCAGGTATCACTAACCTATCATTAAATTCAATCGATGTTTTAACAGGTTTACCTGTCATTAAAATTTGTGTGGCTTATGAGTTAGATGGAAAAGAAATCACTCATTACCCAGCAAGTTTGAAAGAATTATCGAGATGTAAACCAATTTATGAAGAATTACCAGGGTGGACGGAAGATATTACTGGTTGTAAAACATTAGAAGAATTACCAGAAAATGCTAGAAATTATGTTAAACGTGTTTCTGAGTTAGTAGATGTTAGAATTTCAACATTTTCTGTTGGTCCTGATAGAACACAAACAAATATTTTAGAAAATGTTTGGGAACAAATTTAA
- a CDS encoding DegV family protein encodes MTYKFDLLVDSCCDLTHDELEEPGIKKISMTIQLDNKEYIDDFQETFDYNWFMTELKNGATPSTSQINIGNYLDIFKDYVGQNQPLLYVCFSSGLSGSYNNAMTALSMLEEEHGKLPITIIDSLAACLGEGLLVRNVLNLRRQEKTLEDVVLWLNEMIPRLHSWVTVDDLKHLERGGRISKTSAMIGSMIKVKPIICMNAEGKLINTGKVRGRKHSLEKIAGLTKETIEQESEQDILIAYAGDKESGEKLKAILQDKVSVKSISVKPMGPTIASHTGYGALAIFSFGIIR; translated from the coding sequence ATGACTTATAAATTTGATTTGTTGGTAGATTCCTGTTGTGATTTGACACATGATGAATTAGAGGAACCAGGCATTAAAAAAATTAGTATGACGATTCAATTAGACAACAAAGAATATATTGATGACTTTCAGGAAACTTTTGATTACAATTGGTTTATGACAGAACTTAAAAATGGAGCAACACCTAGTACGTCACAAATTAATATTGGGAATTACTTAGATATTTTTAAAGATTATGTCGGCCAGAACCAACCCTTGTTATATGTTTGTTTTTCATCAGGTTTAAGTGGCTCATATAATAATGCGATGACAGCTTTATCTATGTTAGAAGAAGAGCATGGTAAACTACCGATTACGATTATTGATTCCTTAGCGGCATGTTTGGGAGAAGGACTACTTGTAAGGAATGTCTTAAATCTTAGGAGACAAGAAAAAACACTTGAAGATGTCGTATTATGGTTAAACGAAATGATACCAAGATTACATTCATGGGTTACAGTTGATGATTTAAAACATCTAGAGCGTGGAGGTAGGATATCCAAAACGTCTGCGATGATTGGTAGTATGATCAAAGTGAAACCAATTATCTGTATGAATGCTGAAGGAAAATTAATTAATACTGGAAAAGTACGCGGGCGTAAGCATTCACTAGAAAAAATAGCTGGATTAACCAAAGAAACCATTGAGCAAGAATCTGAACAAGATATTTTAATTGCTTATGCTGGAGATAAGGAATCTGGTGAAAAATTAAAAGCTATTTTACAAGATAAAGTATCGGTAAAAAGTATTTCTGTAAAACCGATGGGACCAACCATTGCTAGTCATACAGGATATGGAGCATTAGCAATTTTCTCATTCGGGATTATTAGATAA